One genomic region from Triticum aestivum cultivar Chinese Spring unplaced genomic scaffold, IWGSC CS RefSeq v2.1 scaffold32043, whole genome shotgun sequence encodes:
- the LOC123174559 gene encoding alpha/beta-gliadin clone PW1215-like yields MKTFLIISLLAIVATTATTAVRVPVPQLQPQNPSLQQPQEQVPLVQQQQFPGQQQTFPPQQPYPQPQPFPAQQPYPQPQLFPQPQPFPPQLPYPQPQPFPPQQPYPQPQTQHLQPQQPISQQQAQQQQQQQQQQQILQQILQQQQLIPCRDVIVLQQHNIAHESSQVLQQSSYQVLQQLCCQQLRQIPEQSRCQAINNVVHAIILHQQQQQQGQHQQSSQVSYQQPQQQYPSGQGSFQPSQQNPQAQGFVQPQHLPQLEEISNLALQTLPAMCNVYIPPYCSTTIAPFGIFGTN; encoded by the coding sequence ATGAAGACATTTCTCATCATTTCCCTCCTTGCTATCGTGGCGACCACCGCCACAACTGCAGTTAGAGTTCCAGTGCCACAATTGCAGCCGCAAAATCCATCTCTGCAGCAACCACAAGAGCAAGTTCCATTGGTGCAACAACAACAATTTCCAGGGCAGCAACAAACATTTCCACCACAACAGCCATATCCGCAGCCGCAACCATTTCCAGCACAACAACCATATCCGCAGCCGCAActatttccacagccgcaaccttttCCGCCACAACTTCCATATCCGCAGCCGCAACCATTTCCCCCACAACAACCATATCCACAACCGCAAACACAGCATCTGCAACCACAACAACCAATTTCGCAGCAACaagcacaacaacaacaacaacaacaacaacaacaacaaatcctTCAACAAattctgcaacaacaacaactgatTCCATGCAGGGATGTCATCGTCTTGCAACAACACAACATAGCGCATGAAAGCTCACAAGTATTGCAGCAAAGTAGTTACCAAGTGTTGCAACAATTATGTTGTCAGCAGCTGCGGCAGATCCCCGAGCAGTCGCGGTGCCAAGCCATCAACAATGTCGTTCATGCTATTATTctgcatcaacaacaacaacaacaaggacaACATCAACAGTCGAGCCAGGTCTCCTACCAGCAGCCTCAGCAACAATATCCATCAggccagggctccttccagccatcTCAGCAAAATCCACAGGCCCAGGGCTTTGTCCAACCTCAACATCTGCCCCAACTCGAGGAAATAAGTAACCTAGCGCTGCAGACGCTACCAGCAATGTGCAATGTCTACATCCCTCCATATTGCTCGACCACCATTGCGCCATTTGGCATCTTCGGTACTAACTGA